A single region of the Polymorphum gilvum SL003B-26A1 genome encodes:
- the nuoG gene encoding NADH-quinone oxidoreductase subunit NuoG — translation MTKLIIDGTEVDVPADFTLLQACEEAGAEVPRFCYHDRLSIAGNCRMCLVEVKGGPPKPTASCAMSVKDLRPGPNGEPPVVLTKSPMVKKAREGVMEFLLINHPLDCPICDQGGECDLQDQAMAYGVDGSRFHENKRAVENKDIGPLIKTIMTRCIHCTRCVRFTTEVCGVADMGLIGRGEDAEITTYLEAALSSEMQGNVADLCPVGALTHKPYEFKARPWELVKTESVDVMDALGSAIRVDTRGREVMRIMPRLNEAVNEEWISDKSRYIWDGLKTQRLDRPYARKGGKLQPVSWSEAFAIIADKVRASRPERIGALAGQLSGVEEMFALKGLMDGLGVKNLDSRYPGSPLDPRNGRASYLFNSTVAGIDEADAILLIGTNPRKEAPVLNARIRKRHLKGGVSVGLIGEAADLTYPATYLGAGPDTLQGLAEHAPAKSARPMMILGQGALNRPDGAAVLALAARAAKALGVIRDGWNGFNILHTEAAQVGALDIGFVPGEGGLATGEMLAPGALDVLFLLGVDEVDVPEGAFVVYQGTHGDRGAHRADVILPGAAYTEKSALYVNTEGRVQMADRAGFPPGEAREDWAILRALSGALGKTLPYDSLGDLRAALFADHPHMAAIDAVEPGSIAQVEALAGLGGKTDSAAFRSAVTDFYLTNPIARASAVMAECSALAHARTAEAAE, via the coding sequence ATGACAAAGCTGATCATCGACGGCACTGAGGTAGACGTCCCGGCGGACTTCACCCTGCTGCAGGCGTGCGAGGAGGCGGGCGCGGAAGTGCCGCGCTTCTGCTACCACGACCGCCTGTCGATCGCCGGCAACTGCCGCATGTGCCTGGTCGAGGTGAAGGGCGGGCCGCCCAAGCCGACCGCCTCCTGCGCCATGTCGGTCAAGGACCTCAGGCCCGGCCCCAACGGCGAGCCGCCGGTGGTGCTGACCAAGAGCCCGATGGTCAAGAAGGCACGCGAAGGTGTGATGGAGTTCCTGCTCATCAACCACCCGCTCGACTGCCCGATCTGCGACCAGGGCGGCGAATGCGACCTGCAGGACCAGGCGATGGCCTATGGCGTCGACGGCTCGCGCTTCCACGAGAACAAGCGCGCCGTCGAGAACAAGGACATCGGCCCGCTGATCAAGACGATCATGACGCGCTGCATCCACTGCACGCGCTGCGTCCGCTTCACCACCGAGGTGTGCGGCGTCGCCGACATGGGCCTGATCGGCCGCGGCGAGGACGCCGAGATCACCACCTATCTGGAAGCGGCGCTGTCGTCCGAGATGCAGGGCAATGTCGCCGACCTGTGTCCGGTCGGCGCTCTGACCCACAAGCCCTACGAGTTCAAGGCGCGTCCCTGGGAACTGGTCAAGACCGAGAGCGTCGACGTCATGGACGCGCTCGGCTCGGCGATCCGCGTCGACACCCGCGGCCGCGAGGTGATGCGCATCATGCCGCGTCTCAACGAGGCGGTGAACGAGGAGTGGATCTCCGACAAGAGCCGCTACATCTGGGACGGGCTGAAGACCCAGCGACTCGACCGGCCCTATGCCCGCAAGGGCGGCAAGCTGCAGCCGGTGTCCTGGTCCGAGGCCTTTGCCATCATCGCCGACAAGGTCCGGGCGAGCCGGCCGGAGCGCATCGGCGCGCTGGCCGGCCAGCTGTCGGGCGTCGAGGAGATGTTCGCGCTGAAGGGCCTGATGGATGGCCTCGGCGTGAAGAACCTCGACAGCCGCTATCCCGGCTCGCCGCTCGATCCCAGGAACGGCCGCGCCAGCTACCTGTTCAACTCGACCGTCGCCGGCATCGACGAGGCGGACGCGATCCTGCTGATCGGCACCAACCCGCGCAAGGAAGCACCGGTGCTCAACGCGCGCATCCGCAAGCGCCACCTGAAGGGCGGCGTGAGCGTCGGGCTGATCGGCGAGGCCGCCGACCTGACCTATCCGGCGACCTACCTGGGCGCCGGGCCGGACACGCTGCAGGGCCTTGCCGAGCATGCGCCGGCCAAGTCGGCGCGGCCGATGATGATCCTCGGCCAGGGCGCGCTGAACCGGCCGGACGGCGCCGCCGTGCTGGCGCTCGCCGCCAGGGCCGCCAAGGCGCTCGGCGTGATCAGGGACGGCTGGAACGGCTTCAACATCCTGCACACGGAAGCCGCGCAGGTTGGCGCGCTCGACATCGGCTTCGTGCCGGGCGAGGGCGGCCTTGCGACGGGCGAGATGCTCGCCCCCGGCGCCCTCGACGTGCTGTTCCTGCTCGGCGTCGACGAGGTCGACGTGCCGGAGGGCGCCTTCGTCGTCTACCAGGGCACCCACGGCGACCGCGGCGCGCATCGCGCCGACGTGATCCTGCCGGGCGCGGCCTACACCGAGAAGTCGGCGCTCTACGTCAACACGGAAGGCCGCGTGCAGATGGCCGACCGGGCGGGGTTCCCGCCGGGTGAGGCCCGCGAGGACTGGGCGATCCTGCGCGCGCTGTCTGGCGCGCTCGGCAAGACGCTGCCCTACGATTCGCTCGGCGATCTACGCGCCGCGCTGTTCGCCGACCATCCGCACATGGCGGCGATCGACGCGGTCGAGCCGGGCTCGATCGCGCAGGTCGAGGCGCTCGCCGGCCTCGGCGGCAAGACCGACAGCGCCGCCTTCCGCAGCGCGGTGACGGATTTCTACCTGACCAACCCGATCGCCAGGGCTTCGGCGGTGATGGCGGAATGCTCCGCTCTCGCCCATGCCCGGACGGCGGAAGCAGCCGAATAG
- a CDS encoding biotin--[acetyl-CoA-carboxylase] ligase, with protein sequence MAEPLTTGPAPSATGFRVEFHDSVPSTNSLAMAAARAGDAGRLWILAHEQTAGRGRRGRAWASSRGNLFASVLLIDPQPKARIAELPLVAAVALAEAVERAAGAHGLVGLKWPNDLLVEGAKLSGILLEAETLADGRLAVVCGFGVNCVSHPEPDGYKATDLAALGYRIGAGLLFDRLAATFGAWLDTWSADNGFDVVRRAWMGRALRLGETITVRTGTESAADLTGRFCEIDGRGQLVLQLDDGTIRTISAGDVFFGRLT encoded by the coding sequence ATGGCGGAGCCGCTGACGACCGGTCCGGCGCCGAGCGCGACGGGTTTCCGGGTCGAGTTCCATGACAGCGTCCCGTCGACCAACTCGCTGGCCATGGCGGCGGCACGCGCGGGCGATGCGGGCCGGCTGTGGATACTCGCTCACGAGCAGACCGCGGGACGCGGTCGGCGCGGGCGCGCCTGGGCCTCGTCGCGCGGCAACCTGTTCGCCAGCGTGCTGCTGATCGATCCGCAGCCGAAGGCGCGCATCGCCGAACTGCCGCTGGTCGCGGCGGTGGCGCTGGCCGAGGCGGTGGAGCGGGCCGCCGGCGCCCACGGCCTGGTCGGGCTGAAATGGCCGAACGACCTGCTGGTCGAGGGCGCCAAGCTGTCCGGCATCCTGCTGGAAGCGGAGACGCTGGCCGACGGCCGGCTGGCGGTCGTGTGCGGCTTCGGCGTGAATTGTGTTTCCCATCCCGAGCCGGACGGCTACAAGGCGACGGATCTGGCGGCACTCGGCTACCGGATCGGCGCCGGCCTGCTGTTCGACCGGCTGGCTGCGACATTCGGCGCCTGGCTCGACACCTGGTCCGCCGACAACGGCTTCGACGTCGTACGCCGGGCCTGGATGGGGCGGGCGCTCCGGCTTGGCGAGACGATCACGGTGCGGACGGGCACTGAGTCCGCGGCCGACCTGACTGGCCGGTTCTGCGAGATCGACGGCCGCGGGCAGCTGGTGCTGCAGCTTGACGACGGCACGATCAGGACCATTTCCGCCGGGGACGTGTTCTTCGGCCGGCTGACATAG
- the nuoL gene encoding NADH-quinone oxidoreductase subunit L: MYSAIVFLPLIGFLIAGLFGRYLGAKASEYITTGLVIVAALLSWVAFFSVGYGETALYQIEVLRWITSGALDVSWSLRIDTLTVVMLVVVNSVSALVHVYSIGYMHHDPHRPRFFAYLSLFTFAMLSLVTSDNLLQMFFGWEGVGLASYLLIGFWYQKPSANAAAMKAFVVNRVGDFGFALGIFGIFYLFDSINLSTVFANAPAFIEGHGEAMTFLGYALDPHAAMTVVCLLLFMGAMGKSAQFLLHTWLPDAMEGPTPVSALIHAATMVTAGVFMVARLSPLFELSHTALTVVTFFGATTAFFAATVGLVQNDIKRVIAYSTCSQLGYMFVALGVGAYSVGIFHLFTHAFFKALLFLCAGSVIHAVSDEQDIRKMGGLRKHIPITYWTMMIGTLALTGVGIPLTAIGFAGFISKDAVIEAAYAGHNAMAHYGFWLTVVAAGLTSFYSWRLTFMTFHGKPRAPVDVMKHVHESPWVMLVPLLLLAVGSVLAGMVFKEAFIGHGYDGFWKGALFTGADNHVLHDMHEVPTWVKVSPFVMMLGGLLVAWHFYIRSPETPKRLAEEHQGLYQFLLNKWYFDELYDRIFVRPALWLGRALWKKGDGAVIDGLGPDGVAARVQSVTSWVVRLQTGYLYHYAFAMLIGVAALVTWSMFTGVISGGGAH; the protein is encoded by the coding sequence ATGTACTCGGCAATCGTTTTCCTGCCCCTGATCGGCTTCCTGATCGCCGGCCTGTTCGGCCGCTATCTGGGCGCCAAGGCGAGCGAATACATCACCACGGGCCTGGTCATCGTCGCCGCGCTGCTGTCGTGGGTCGCCTTCTTCTCGGTCGGCTACGGCGAGACCGCGCTCTACCAGATCGAGGTGCTGCGCTGGATCACCTCGGGCGCGCTGGACGTGTCCTGGTCGCTCAGAATCGACACGCTGACGGTGGTCATGCTGGTGGTCGTCAACAGCGTGTCGGCGCTCGTGCATGTCTATTCGATCGGCTACATGCACCACGATCCGCACCGGCCGCGCTTCTTCGCCTACCTGTCGCTGTTCACCTTCGCCATGCTGTCGCTGGTGACCTCCGACAACCTGCTGCAGATGTTCTTCGGCTGGGAGGGCGTCGGCCTCGCCTCCTACCTGCTGATCGGCTTCTGGTACCAGAAGCCGTCGGCCAACGCGGCGGCGATGAAGGCCTTCGTCGTCAACCGCGTCGGCGACTTCGGCTTCGCGCTCGGCATCTTCGGCATCTTCTACCTGTTCGACAGCATCAACCTGTCGACGGTGTTCGCCAACGCGCCGGCCTTCATCGAGGGCCACGGCGAGGCGATGACCTTCCTCGGCTACGCCCTCGACCCGCATGCGGCGATGACCGTGGTGTGCCTGCTCTTGTTCATGGGCGCGATGGGCAAGTCGGCGCAGTTCCTGCTGCACACATGGCTGCCGGACGCGATGGAGGGCCCGACGCCTGTGTCTGCGCTCATCCACGCCGCGACGATGGTGACGGCGGGCGTGTTCATGGTCGCCCGGCTGTCGCCGCTGTTCGAGCTGTCGCACACGGCGCTGACGGTGGTCACCTTCTTCGGGGCGACCACGGCCTTCTTCGCCGCGACCGTCGGTCTGGTGCAGAACGACATCAAGCGCGTGATCGCCTATTCGACCTGCTCGCAGCTAGGCTACATGTTCGTCGCGCTCGGCGTCGGCGCCTATTCGGTCGGCATCTTCCACCTGTTCACGCACGCGTTCTTCAAGGCGCTGCTGTTCCTGTGCGCCGGTTCGGTGATCCATGCCGTGTCCGACGAGCAGGACATCCGCAAGATGGGCGGGCTGCGCAAGCACATCCCGATCACCTATTGGACGATGATGATCGGCACGCTGGCGTTGACCGGCGTCGGCATTCCGCTGACGGCCATCGGCTTCGCGGGCTTCATCTCCAAGGACGCGGTGATCGAGGCCGCCTATGCCGGCCACAACGCCATGGCGCATTACGGCTTCTGGCTGACGGTGGTGGCCGCGGGCCTGACCTCGTTCTACTCCTGGCGGCTGACCTTCATGACCTTCCACGGCAAGCCGCGCGCACCCGTCGACGTGATGAAGCACGTGCACGAGAGCCCCTGGGTGATGCTGGTGCCCTTGCTGCTGCTGGCGGTCGGCTCGGTGCTCGCCGGCATGGTCTTCAAGGAGGCCTTCATCGGCCACGGCTACGACGGGTTCTGGAAGGGGGCGCTGTTCACCGGCGCGGACAACCACGTGCTGCACGACATGCACGAGGTGCCGACCTGGGTGAAGGTGTCGCCGTTCGTGATGATGCTCGGCGGACTGCTGGTCGCCTGGCACTTCTACATCCGCTCGCCGGAAACGCCCAAGCGGCTGGCCGAGGAGCATCAAGGCCTGTACCAGTTCCTGCTCAACAAGTGGTACTTCGACGAACTCTATGACCGGATCTTCGTCCGCCCGGCGCTGTGGCTCGGCCGCGCGCTGTGGAAGAAGGGCGACGGCGCGGTCATCGACGGCCTCGGGCCGGACGGCGTCGCCGCCCGCGTCCAGAGCGTCACCAGCTGGGTCGTGCGGCTGCAGACCGGCTATCTCTACCATTATGCCTTTGCGATGCTGATCGGCGTGGCGGCGCTCGTCACCTGGTCGATGTTCACCGGAGTGATCTCCGGCGGGGGAGCGCACTGA
- the nuoI gene encoding NADH-quinone oxidoreductase subunit NuoI produces the protein MGLDQAAKSLFLKEFVSAFFLAMRYFFKPKPTLNYPFEKGPVSPRFRGEHALRRYPNGEERCIACKLCEAICPAQAITIEAGPRRNDGTRRTTRYDIDMVKCIYCGFCQEACPVDAIVEGPNFEFATETREELYYSKEKLLANGDRWEREIARNIEMDAPYR, from the coding sequence ATGGGACTCGATCAGGCCGCTAAATCGCTCTTCTTGAAGGAGTTCGTGTCCGCGTTCTTTCTCGCGATGCGCTATTTCTTCAAGCCTAAGCCGACGCTCAACTATCCCTTCGAGAAGGGACCGGTAAGCCCGCGCTTCCGCGGCGAGCACGCGCTGCGCCGCTATCCGAACGGCGAGGAGCGCTGCATCGCGTGCAAGCTGTGCGAGGCGATCTGCCCGGCGCAGGCGATCACCATCGAGGCGGGCCCGCGCCGCAACGACGGCACGCGGCGCACGACCCGCTACGACATCGATATGGTCAAGTGCATCTACTGCGGCTTCTGCCAGGAAGCCTGCCCGGTGGATGCGATCGTGGAAGGGCCGAACTTCGAGTTCGCCACGGAAACCCGCGAGGAGCTCTACTACTCCAAGGAGAAGCTGCTGGCGAACGGCGACCGCTGGGAACGCGAGATCGCGCGCAACATCGAGATGGACGCTCCCTACCGCTAG
- the nuoH gene encoding NADH-quinone oxidoreductase subunit NuoH, giving the protein MSDFMTTYGIPALWMVFQSVLLLVVLLVIVAYILYADRKIWAAVQIRRGPNVVGPWGLFQSFADLLKFVLKEPVIPAGSNKGLFLLAPLVSVLLALSAWAVVPVADGWVIADINVGILYIFAISSLGVYGIIMGGWASNSKYPFLSALRSAAQMVSYEVSIGFVIVTVLLCAGSLNLTEIVNAQKTGLASYLGVPWLAFLNWYWLPLLPMFVVFFISALAETNRPPFDLAEAESELVAGFMVEYGSTPYMMFMLGEYVAIALMCALMTILFMGGWLPPLDFAPFTWVPGIVWFLVKALAVFFMFAMVKAMVPRYRYDQLMRLGWKVFLPLSLAMVVIVAGVLQLTGWAP; this is encoded by the coding sequence ATGTCGGATTTCATGACGACCTATGGCATCCCGGCGCTTTGGATGGTGTTCCAGAGCGTGCTGCTGCTCGTGGTGCTGCTGGTCATCGTCGCCTACATCCTCTACGCCGACCGCAAGATCTGGGCGGCGGTGCAGATCCGGCGCGGCCCGAACGTGGTCGGCCCCTGGGGCCTGTTCCAGTCCTTCGCGGACCTTCTCAAGTTCGTGCTGAAGGAACCGGTGATCCCGGCGGGCTCCAACAAGGGCCTGTTCCTGCTCGCGCCGCTGGTCTCGGTGCTGCTGGCGCTGTCGGCCTGGGCCGTGGTGCCGGTGGCCGACGGCTGGGTGATCGCCGACATCAACGTCGGCATCCTCTACATCTTCGCGATCTCCTCGCTCGGCGTCTACGGCATCATCATGGGCGGCTGGGCGTCGAACTCGAAATACCCGTTCCTGTCGGCGCTGCGCTCGGCGGCGCAGATGGTGTCCTACGAGGTGTCGATCGGCTTCGTCATCGTGACGGTGCTGCTGTGCGCCGGCTCGCTGAACCTGACGGAGATCGTCAACGCGCAGAAGACCGGCCTGGCCAGCTATCTCGGCGTGCCGTGGCTGGCGTTCCTGAACTGGTACTGGCTGCCGCTGCTGCCGATGTTCGTGGTGTTCTTCATCTCGGCGCTGGCCGAGACGAACCGGCCGCCGTTCGACCTCGCGGAAGCGGAATCGGAGCTGGTTGCGGGCTTCATGGTCGAGTACGGCTCGACCCCGTACATGATGTTCATGCTCGGCGAGTATGTCGCGATCGCGCTGATGTGTGCGCTGATGACCATCCTGTTCATGGGCGGCTGGCTGCCGCCGCTGGACTTCGCGCCGTTCACCTGGGTGCCGGGAATCGTCTGGTTCCTGGTCAAGGCGCTCGCGGTGTTCTTCATGTTCGCGATGGTCAAGGCGATGGTGCCGCGCTACCGCTACGACCAGTTGATGCGGCTGGGCTGGAAGGTGTTCCTGCCGCTGTCGCTGGCGATGGTGGTGATCGTGGCGGGCGTGCTGCAGCTGACCGGCTGGGCGCCGTAA
- a CDS encoding NADH-quinone oxidoreductase subunit J, with protein sequence MILKALFFYLFAGVTVASAFMVIASRNPVHSVLFLILAFVNSAGLFVLLGAEYLAMLLVVVYVGAVAVLFLFVVMMLDVDFVELRQGFLQYLPVGALVGVILMVELLLVVGAWAIAPEVIAHGSQPIPPLDQMSNVEAIGQVLYTKYVFFFQVAGLVLLVAMVGAIVLTLRHKEGVKRQDIPTQVARNKKSAIEIRKVESGKGI encoded by the coding sequence ATGATCCTGAAAGCGCTTTTCTTCTATCTGTTCGCCGGGGTGACGGTGGCGTCGGCCTTCATGGTCATCGCCTCGCGTAACCCGGTTCACTCGGTGCTGTTTCTGATCCTCGCCTTCGTCAACTCCGCGGGCCTGTTCGTCCTGCTCGGCGCCGAGTATCTCGCCATGCTGCTGGTCGTGGTCTACGTCGGCGCGGTGGCGGTGCTGTTCCTGTTCGTGGTGATGATGCTCGACGTCGACTTCGTCGAGCTGCGCCAGGGCTTCCTGCAGTACCTGCCGGTCGGCGCGCTGGTCGGGGTGATCCTGATGGTCGAACTGCTTCTCGTCGTCGGCGCCTGGGCGATCGCGCCCGAGGTGATCGCCCACGGATCGCAGCCGATCCCGCCGCTGGACCAGATGTCCAACGTCGAGGCGATCGGCCAGGTGCTGTACACCAAATACGTCTTCTTCTTCCAGGTCGCGGGTCTCGTGCTGCTGGTCGCCATGGTCGGCGCCATCGTGCTGACCCTGCGCCACAAGGAAGGGGTCAAGCGCCAGGACATTCCGACCCAGGTCGCGCGCAACAAGAAGAGCGCGATCGAGATCCGCAAGGTGGAGTCGGGCAAGGGAATCTGA
- the nuoK gene encoding NADH-quinone oxidoreductase subunit NuoK produces the protein MEIGLSHYLSVAAILFTIGIFGIFLNRKNVIVILMSIELLLLSVNINFVAFSSHLGDLMGQIFTMLVLTVAAAEAAIGLAILVVYHRNRGSIAVEDINMMKG, from the coding sequence ATGGAAATCGGTCTGTCGCACTACCTGTCGGTCGCGGCCATCCTGTTCACGATCGGGATCTTCGGGATCTTCCTGAACAGGAAAAACGTGATCGTCATCCTGATGTCGATCGAGCTGTTGCTCTTGTCGGTGAACATCAACTTCGTCGCCTTCTCCTCCCACCTCGGCGACCTCATGGGCCAGATCTTCACCATGCTGGTGCTGACGGTGGCCGCCGCCGAGGCGGCGATCGGCCTGGCGATCCTGGTGGTCTACCACCGCAACCGCGGCTCTATCGCCGTGGAAGACATCAACATGATGAAGGGGTAA
- the nuoN gene encoding NADH-quinone oxidoreductase subunit NuoN, producing the protein MTDVTQLPDLLPVLPEIFLAVGALVLLMIGVFGGPRIGFLVNGMSMGLIAATGLFVLPFGAQLGETFGGAFLLDGFAYYMKLLVLTGSFFAIAMSWAYAKSQAFDRFEYPVLIVLATLGMLLMLSANDMIALYLGLELQSLALYVVAAINRDSVRSTESGLKYFVLGSLSSGMLLYGMSLVYGFSGQVGFPQIAEVLTREGASLGLVFGLVFVLAGLAFKISAVPFHMWTPDVYEGAPTPVTAFLAAAPKVAAMGLTVRVVIDAFQPVTADWQQIIVFVAIASMLLGAFAAIGQTNIKRLMAYSSIGHMGYALVGLAAGTVAGVEGVLFYMTAYLAMTLGTFACILSMRRKDGMVEEISELAGLSRTNLPMAILLAILLWSLAGIPPFIGFFGKWFVFSAAVEAGLYPLAIIGVLASVVGAYYYLRVIKVMFFDEPAEKFEAMPMELRVVLGLSSLFVIFFAAVPGPVVEAAGAAAKSLF; encoded by the coding sequence ATGACCGACGTTACCCAATTGCCCGATCTTCTGCCCGTGCTGCCGGAGATCTTCCTCGCCGTCGGCGCGCTGGTGCTGCTGATGATCGGCGTGTTCGGCGGGCCGCGCATCGGCTTCCTGGTCAACGGCATGTCGATGGGGCTGATCGCGGCAACGGGCCTGTTCGTGCTGCCGTTCGGCGCGCAGCTGGGCGAGACCTTCGGCGGCGCGTTCCTGCTCGACGGCTTCGCCTACTACATGAAGCTGCTGGTGCTGACGGGGTCGTTCTTCGCCATCGCCATGTCCTGGGCCTATGCCAAGAGCCAGGCCTTCGACCGGTTCGAGTATCCGGTGCTGATCGTGCTGGCGACGCTCGGCATGCTGCTGATGCTGTCGGCCAACGACATGATCGCGCTCTATCTCGGCCTGGAACTGCAGAGCCTGGCGCTCTACGTGGTGGCGGCGATCAACCGCGACAGCGTGCGCTCGACCGAATCGGGCCTGAAGTACTTCGTGCTCGGCTCGCTGTCCTCGGGCATGCTGCTCTACGGCATGTCGCTGGTCTACGGCTTCTCCGGCCAGGTCGGCTTCCCGCAGATCGCCGAGGTGCTGACGCGCGAGGGCGCCTCGCTCGGCCTCGTGTTCGGCCTCGTCTTCGTGCTCGCCGGCCTCGCCTTCAAGATCTCCGCGGTGCCGTTCCACATGTGGACGCCGGACGTCTACGAGGGCGCGCCGACACCGGTCACGGCGTTCCTGGCCGCCGCGCCAAAGGTCGCGGCCATGGGCCTGACCGTGCGCGTGGTCATCGACGCGTTCCAGCCGGTGACCGCCGACTGGCAGCAGATCATCGTCTTCGTGGCAATCGCCTCGATGCTGCTCGGCGCCTTCGCCGCCATCGGCCAGACCAACATCAAGCGCCTGATGGCCTATTCCTCGATCGGCCACATGGGCTATGCGCTGGTCGGCCTGGCGGCCGGCACGGTGGCCGGCGTCGAGGGCGTGCTGTTCTACATGACCGCCTATCTGGCCATGACGCTCGGCACCTTTGCCTGCATCCTGTCGATGCGCCGCAAGGACGGCATGGTCGAGGAGATCAGCGAACTGGCGGGCCTGTCGCGCACCAACCTGCCGATGGCGATCCTGCTGGCGATCCTGCTGTGGTCGCTCGCCGGAATTCCGCCGTTCATTGGCTTCTTCGGCAAGTGGTTCGTGTTCTCGGCCGCGGTCGAGGCCGGGCTCTATCCGCTCGCCATCATCGGCGTGCTCGCCTCGGTGGTCGGCGCCTACTACTACCTGCGCGTCATCAAGGTGATGTTCTTCGACGAGCCGGCGGAGAAGTTCGAGGCCATGCCGATGGAGCTGCGCGTCGTGCTCGGCCTGTCGAGCCTGTTCGTGATCTTCTTCGCCGCCGTGCCGGGGCCGGTGGTCGAGGCGGCGGGCGCTGCGGCCAAGAGCCTGTTCTGA
- a CDS encoding NADH-quinone oxidoreductase subunit M has protein sequence MIDWPILTTTTFLPLAGVLAILLVPGDDEGAKRNIRMVALVTTLFTFVLSLFIWGAFDYDNPGFQMVESRDWLSGTITYKMGVDGISMLFVILTTFLMPFCILASWESVQKRVKEYMIAFLILETLMIGVFCALDLVVFYVFFEAGLLPMFLIIGVWGGKRRVYASYKFFLYTLLGSVLMLIAVMAMYWEAGTTDITVLLRHPFGESMQTWLWLAFFASFAVKMPMWPVHTWLPDAHVEAPTAGSVILAGILLKMGGYGFLRFSLPMFPLASDMFAPLVFTLSVVAIVYTSLVALAQEDIKKLIAYSSVAHMGYVTMGIFTMTPQGVQGGLFQMLSHGIVSGALFLCVGVIYDRMHTREISAYGGLVNRMPFYAVAFLIFTMANVGLPGTSGFVGEFLTLMGAFEVNTWVALIATTGVILSAAYALFLYRRVVFGALDKESLKSITDLSFREQAILVPMIVLTVLFGFYPAPILDVTQASVDALITNYQAALDAAGQVQHAAATAH, from the coding sequence ATGATCGACTGGCCGATCCTTACGACCACGACCTTCCTGCCGCTGGCGGGCGTGCTGGCCATCCTGCTGGTGCCGGGCGACGACGAGGGCGCCAAGCGCAACATCCGCATGGTCGCGCTGGTGACGACGCTGTTCACCTTCGTGCTGTCGCTGTTCATCTGGGGTGCGTTCGACTACGACAACCCGGGCTTCCAGATGGTCGAGAGCCGCGACTGGCTGTCGGGCACGATCACCTACAAGATGGGCGTCGACGGCATCTCGATGCTGTTCGTGATCCTGACCACGTTCCTGATGCCGTTCTGCATCCTGGCCTCCTGGGAGAGCGTGCAGAAGCGGGTCAAGGAATACATGATCGCGTTCCTGATCCTGGAAACGCTGATGATCGGCGTGTTCTGCGCGCTCGACCTGGTGGTGTTCTACGTCTTCTTCGAGGCGGGGCTGCTGCCGATGTTCCTGATCATCGGCGTGTGGGGCGGCAAGCGGCGCGTCTACGCGTCCTACAAGTTCTTCCTGTACACGCTGCTCGGCTCGGTGCTGATGCTGATCGCCGTCATGGCGATGTACTGGGAGGCGGGCACGACCGACATCACCGTGCTCCTGCGCCATCCGTTCGGCGAGAGCATGCAGACCTGGCTGTGGCTGGCCTTCTTCGCCTCCTTCGCGGTCAAGATGCCGATGTGGCCGGTGCATACCTGGCTTCCCGACGCCCACGTCGAGGCGCCGACGGCGGGGTCGGTGATCCTGGCCGGCATCCTGCTGAAAATGGGCGGCTACGGCTTCCTGCGCTTCTCGCTGCCGATGTTCCCGCTGGCGAGCGACATGTTCGCGCCGCTGGTGTTCACCCTGTCGGTGGTGGCGATCGTCTACACCTCGCTGGTGGCGCTGGCGCAGGAGGACATCAAGAAGCTGATCGCCTATTCCTCGGTCGCGCACATGGGCTACGTGACCATGGGCATCTTCACCATGACGCCGCAGGGCGTGCAGGGCGGGCTGTTCCAGATGCTGTCGCACGGCATCGTCTCGGGCGCGCTTTTCCTGTGCGTCGGCGTCATCTACGACCGCATGCACACGCGCGAGATCTCGGCCTACGGAGGCCTGGTCAACCGCATGCCGTTCTACGCGGTGGCGTTCCTGATCTTCACCATGGCCAACGTCGGCCTGCCCGGCACGAGCGGCTTCGTTGGCGAGTTCCTGACGCTGATGGGGGCCTTCGAGGTCAACACCTGGGTGGCGCTGATCGCGACCACCGGCGTGATCCTGTCGGCGGCCTATGCGCTCTTCCTCTACCGGCGCGTGGTGTTCGGCGCGCTCGACAAGGAGAGCCTGAAGTCGATCACCGACCTCAGCTTCCGCGAGCAGGCGATCCTGGTGCCGATGATTGTGCTGACCGTGCTGTTCGGCTTCTATCCGGCGCCGATCCTCGATGTCACCCAGGCCTCGGTGGACGCGCTGATCACCAACTACCAGGCCGCGCTGGACGCGGCGGGACAGGTGCAGCACGCCGCTGCGACCGCCCACTGA